The following are from one region of the Halogeometricum sp. S3BR5-2 genome:
- a CDS encoding PGF-CTERM sorting domain-containing protein, with protein MNAKSAFGLLVVALLSSSAFAGGVAGASNATLEIRPSESNAGSATYAATMTVEESDVGPLDAFEMHLGEAGVTPSSVPPNAVAVAGIDRGGDRPGTEVDVSVREDIAGVSVGDDGTVEVVFDGTNELRAGDELVVVVEGIPTPAPGEHTVPLSLNAPGERATVNATVTVPGDAGATPATTDETGTTAESDGADVVALTDSPVPGFGPVAAVVAVLAAAAFAARASRR; from the coding sequence ATGAACGCGAAATCCGCCTTCGGCCTGCTGGTCGTCGCACTGCTGAGTTCGAGCGCGTTCGCCGGCGGGGTCGCCGGCGCGTCGAACGCGACGCTCGAAATCCGCCCCTCGGAATCGAACGCCGGGTCGGCGACGTACGCGGCGACGATGACCGTCGAGGAGAGCGACGTCGGTCCGCTCGACGCCTTCGAGATGCATCTCGGCGAGGCGGGCGTGACTCCCTCGTCGGTCCCGCCGAACGCCGTCGCCGTCGCCGGCATCGACCGGGGCGGCGACCGACCGGGAACCGAGGTCGACGTCTCGGTCCGCGAGGACATCGCGGGCGTGAGCGTCGGCGACGACGGCACCGTCGAGGTGGTGTTCGACGGGACGAACGAACTCCGCGCGGGCGACGAACTCGTCGTCGTCGTGGAGGGGATTCCGACGCCGGCGCCGGGCGAACACACCGTTCCGCTCTCCCTCAACGCCCCCGGCGAACGCGCGACGGTGAACGCCACCGTGACCGTCCCGGGAGACGCCGGCGCGACGCCCGCGACGACGGACGAAACGGGAACGACGGCGGAATCCGACGGCGCCGACGTGGTGGCGTTGACCGACTCGCCGGTGCCCGGATTCGGCCCGGTCGCCGCGGTCGTCGCGGTGCTCGCCGCGGCGGCGTTCGCGGCCCGCGCCTCGCGGCGGTGA
- a CDS encoding Glu/Leu/Phe/Val family dehydrogenase, with translation MSEEANPFESLQEQIDDAAAHLDVDDDVVERLKHPERVLELNLSVDLDDGSRERFRAFRSQFNGDRGPYKGGIRYHPNVSRDEVKALSGWMVYKCAVVDIPYGGGKGGVVIDPKEYSAAELERVTRSFAKELRPIIGPNEDIPAPDVNTGQREMNWIKDTYEKLEHTTAPGVVTGKAISSGGSEGRVEATGRSTMLTAREAFDYLDVEMEGATVAVQGYGNAGSVAATLLEDVGANVVAVSDSSGAVYREGGLDTEAVKEFKRETGSVSGYDGADEEFSNEDLLTLDVDLLVPAALENAIDGELAEEVRADVVVEAANGPLTPDADDVLTERDVSVFPDILANAGGVTVSYFEWVQNRQRFAWTEERVNDELERVITEAFDTLVEAYETHDLPNFRTAAYVVAIRRVVDAYTDNGNWP, from the coding sequence ATGAGCGAGGAGGCGAACCCATTCGAGAGCCTACAGGAACAGATAGACGACGCCGCGGCGCATTTGGACGTCGACGACGACGTCGTCGAGCGACTGAAACATCCCGAACGCGTGCTCGAACTGAACCTGTCAGTAGACTTGGACGACGGGTCGCGGGAGCGGTTCCGGGCGTTCCGCTCGCAGTTCAACGGCGACCGGGGGCCGTACAAGGGGGGCATCCGGTATCACCCGAACGTCTCCCGCGACGAGGTGAAGGCGCTCTCGGGGTGGATGGTGTACAAGTGCGCCGTCGTCGACATCCCCTACGGCGGCGGGAAGGGCGGCGTCGTCATCGACCCGAAGGAGTACTCGGCGGCCGAACTCGAACGCGTCACGCGGTCGTTCGCCAAGGAACTCCGGCCCATTATCGGCCCGAACGAGGACATCCCCGCTCCCGACGTGAACACGGGTCAGCGGGAGATGAACTGGATAAAGGACACCTACGAGAAACTCGAACACACGACGGCGCCGGGCGTCGTCACCGGAAAGGCCATCTCCTCGGGCGGGAGCGAGGGCCGCGTGGAGGCCACCGGTCGGTCGACGATGCTCACCGCCCGCGAGGCGTTCGACTACCTCGACGTGGAGATGGAGGGCGCCACGGTCGCCGTGCAGGGGTACGGTAACGCCGGGTCCGTCGCGGCAACGCTCCTCGAAGACGTCGGCGCGAACGTCGTCGCCGTCTCCGACTCCAGCGGCGCCGTCTACCGGGAGGGGGGACTGGACACCGAGGCGGTCAAGGAGTTCAAGCGCGAGACGGGGAGCGTCTCGGGCTACGACGGCGCCGACGAGGAGTTCTCGAACGAGGACCTGCTCACCCTCGACGTGGACCTGCTCGTCCCCGCGGCCCTGGAGAACGCCATCGACGGCGAACTCGCGGAGGAGGTGCGGGCCGACGTGGTGGTCGAGGCGGCGAACGGACCCCTCACGCCCGACGCCGACGACGTCCTCACAGAACGCGACGTCTCCGTCTTCCCCGACATCCTCGCGAACGCCGGCGGCGTCACCGTCTCCTACTTCGAGTGGGTGCAGAACCGCCAGCGGTTCGCCTGGACCGAAGAGCGCGTCAACGACGAACTCGAACGGGTCATCACCGAGGCGTTCGACACCCTCGTCGAGGCCTACGAGACGCACGACCTGCCGAACTTCCGCACCGCCGCCTACGTCGTCGCCATCCGCCGCGTCGTCGACGCCTACACCGACAACGGCAACTGGCCCTGA
- a CDS encoding PAS domain-containing protein, which yields MDTTEMSADGERVRVLYVDGDAGRRDRFRTRFEADAAEHTLRTADTAEAALAALASAGPPSCLVAVPSLPDGDGLDLIRDARRRWEELPVVLAVIEGSDELARDAVDAGVSAYLPARSEEEVGALVSRTVALGRTTRPPSGYASPGAFLQDAVDALDDVFYVFDAEFRLVRWNRRLSELFGLTDEELHGMRPTEFFLEADRSAVERAAATAVREGETTVDARGETTEGVVLFELTGRRLTAPDGSLVGLCGVGRDVTDQRRRERQLRQQNERLEEFASVVTHDLRNPLAVSTGFLDLERGENDSANLGRVADALDRMSAIVDDVLRTARDGLVVEEPEPVSLAAVARAAWATVETDAATLTVETDRTVLADEDYLRRLFENLFRNCMDHGSAGGPTRSDDAGTESVTVTVGALPDGFFVADDGPGVAEGVRGTLFDSGVSTAAGGTGFGLHIVRSLAAAHGWEVSLADGGAGTDVDAGAPGARFEFRNVSVAVGDGAGGEAERGRRSDGVGR from the coding sequence TTGGATACGACCGAAATGAGTGCAGATGGCGAGCGTGTTCGCGTGCTCTACGTCGACGGCGACGCCGGCCGCCGCGACCGCTTCCGGACGCGGTTCGAGGCCGACGCCGCGGAGCACACGCTCCGGACGGCCGACACCGCCGAGGCCGCCCTCGCCGCGCTAGCGTCGGCCGGGCCGCCGTCCTGTCTCGTCGCGGTCCCCTCCCTGCCCGACGGCGACGGACTCGACCTCATCCGCGACGCCCGCCGCCGATGGGAGGAGCTTCCGGTCGTTCTCGCCGTCATCGAGGGTTCGGACGAACTCGCCCGCGACGCCGTCGACGCCGGCGTCTCCGCCTACCTCCCCGCCCGCTCCGAAGAGGAGGTCGGAGCGCTCGTCTCCCGGACGGTCGCGCTGGGTCGAACCACCCGTCCTCCGTCGGGGTACGCCAGTCCAGGAGCGTTCCTGCAGGACGCCGTCGACGCCCTCGACGACGTGTTCTACGTCTTCGACGCGGAGTTTCGCCTCGTCCGCTGGAACCGCCGGCTGAGCGAGCTGTTCGGGCTGACCGACGAGGAACTCCACGGGATGCGCCCGACCGAGTTCTTCCTCGAGGCCGACCGCTCGGCGGTCGAACGCGCCGCCGCGACGGCCGTCCGGGAGGGGGAGACGACGGTGGACGCGCGCGGAGAGACGACTGAAGGAGTCGTGCTCTTCGAACTCACCGGACGCCGCCTCACCGCGCCGGACGGCAGCCTCGTCGGCCTCTGCGGCGTCGGCCGCGACGTGACAGACCAGCGGCGCCGGGAGCGACAGCTCCGCCAGCAGAACGAGCGGTTAGAGGAGTTCGCCAGCGTCGTCACGCACGACCTGCGGAACCCCCTCGCCGTCTCGACGGGCTTTCTCGACCTCGAACGGGGAGAGAACGACTCGGCGAACCTCGGACGGGTCGCCGACGCCCTCGACCGGATGAGCGCCATCGTCGACGACGTGCTGCGAACGGCCCGAGACGGACTCGTCGTCGAGGAACCCGAACCCGTCTCCCTCGCCGCCGTCGCCCGGGCGGCGTGGGCGACGGTGGAGACGGACGCGGCGACGCTAACGGTGGAGACGGACCGGACGGTCCTCGCGGACGAAGACTACCTGCGGCGTCTGTTCGAGAACCTGTTTCGAAACTGTATGGACCACGGCTCCGCGGGCGGTCCGACGCGGTCGGACGACGCCGGCACCGAGTCCGTCACCGTCACCGTCGGCGCCCTCCCCGACGGCTTCTTCGTCGCCGACGACGGCCCCGGCGTGGCCGAGGGGGTCCGCGGGACGCTGTTCGACTCGGGCGTCTCCACCGCCGCCGGGGGGACGGGGTTCGGCCTCCACATCGTCCGGTCGCTGGCGGCGGCGCACGGGTGGGAGGTGTCGCTTGCGGACGGCGGCGCTGGAACCGATGTTGATGCCGGCGCCCCGGGCGCGCGATTCGAGTTCCGGAACGTGTCCGTCGCCGTCGGGGACGGCGCCGGCGGGGAGGCGGAGCGCGGGCGACGGAGCGACGGCGTCGGACGATGA
- a CDS encoding nucleoside deaminase — protein MPDLDSLDHERYVERAIALAREAGARGDGPYGSLLVVDGAVVMEETNRERTEDDVALHPELTVARRMARELTPGERERAVLYTSTEPCPMCSGGLSISNVGAVVYGVSGARLAEEFGGSEGVPCGEVFERRGRDVDVVGPVLEAEALALHREFRDGDGGGGEEGN, from the coding sequence ATGCCCGACTTAGATTCGCTCGACCACGAGCGCTACGTCGAGAGGGCCATCGCTCTCGCGCGCGAGGCCGGCGCCCGCGGCGACGGCCCGTACGGGTCGCTGCTCGTCGTCGACGGCGCCGTCGTCATGGAGGAGACGAACCGCGAACGGACGGAGGACGACGTGGCGCTCCACCCCGAACTCACCGTCGCGCGGCGGATGGCGCGCGAACTCACCCCCGGAGAGCGCGAACGCGCGGTGCTGTACACGAGCACCGAGCCCTGCCCGATGTGTTCGGGCGGGCTCTCGATATCGAACGTCGGCGCCGTCGTCTACGGCGTCTCGGGGGCCCGCCTCGCCGAGGAGTTCGGCGGGAGCGAGGGCGTCCCCTGCGGCGAGGTGTTCGAGCGACGCGGCCGCGACGTCGACGTGGTCGGCCCCGTCCTGGAAGCCGAGGCGCTCGCTCTCCACCGCGAGTTTCGAGACGGAGACGGAGGCGGAGGCGAAGAGGGGAACTGA
- a CDS encoding HpcH/HpaI aldolase/citrate lyase family protein has translation MARRSLLFSPGDRPELMRKAPTAGADVVCFDLEDAVAPAKKDEARAAVREVLSDPSFDPDAEVVVRVAAETAAEDLDGVLGPDGDADVRLDAVMLSKTGFAEDVLDVDDELAARGWTLPVFALVETARGVLNAPDVAAAGPTTALVFGAEDLAADVGATRTEEGTEVLYARERVVLAAAAEGVDAIDTVHTDFEDEEGLRRETAFAGTLGYDGKMAIHPAQVPVINESFAPSPERVEWARKVLRAREEAEASDSGVFRVDGEMVDAPLVAQAERIVSLAREEK, from the coding sequence ATGGCACGACGAAGTCTCCTCTTCTCGCCCGGCGACCGCCCGGAACTGATGCGCAAGGCGCCGACCGCGGGCGCGGACGTGGTCTGCTTCGACCTCGAAGACGCCGTCGCGCCGGCGAAGAAGGACGAGGCGCGCGCCGCCGTCCGCGAGGTGCTGTCGGACCCGTCGTTCGACCCCGACGCGGAAGTCGTCGTCCGGGTCGCCGCCGAGACGGCGGCCGAGGACCTGGACGGGGTTCTCGGTCCGGACGGCGACGCGGACGTGCGCCTCGACGCGGTTATGCTCTCCAAAACCGGGTTCGCCGAGGACGTCCTCGACGTGGACGACGAACTCGCGGCCCGCGGGTGGACGCTGCCCGTGTTCGCCCTCGTGGAGACGGCGCGCGGCGTGCTGAACGCGCCCGACGTCGCCGCCGCGGGACCGACGACGGCGCTCGTCTTCGGCGCGGAGGATTTGGCCGCCGACGTGGGCGCGACGCGGACCGAGGAGGGCACCGAAGTGCTGTACGCCCGCGAACGGGTCGTCCTCGCCGCCGCCGCCGAGGGCGTCGACGCCATCGACACCGTCCACACCGACTTCGAGGACGAGGAGGGTCTCCGGCGGGAGACGGCGTTCGCGGGGACCCTCGGCTACGACGGCAAGATGGCCATCCACCCCGCACAGGTGCCCGTCATCAACGAGTCGTTCGCCCCGTCGCCCGAACGGGTCGAGTGGGCGCGGAAGGTGCTCCGCGCCCGCGAGGAGGCCGAAGCGTCCGACTCCGGGGTGTTCCGCGTCGACGGCGAGATGGTAGACGCGCCGCTGGTCGCGCAGGCCGAGCGCATCGTCTCGCTCGCGAGAGAAGAAAAGTAA
- a CDS encoding mandelate racemase/muconate lactonizing enzyme family protein, which translates to MRLERFSLRLADPLETANGPIEAREGFLVRVGGPGGDGGRAEDGDEDGNGDGPASGLGEATPLPGWTESLDDCRAALDGGNPDATTPAARHGVSLARADADARRAGERLCDRLAAEGPFDSDGVTDAVPVNATVGDGTSEETADAVRDAVDEGFDAVKVKVGAREAAADRERLRAARDAAPDAELRADANGAWDRETAEEMLDAAADLGFAYVEQPLSAENLSGLASLRGRGVGVGVDESLASHSAREVLAADAADVLVLKPMALGGPDRTLDAARAARDAGADAVVTTTIDGVVARLGALHVAAAVPDVRACGLATGSLLAEDLGPDPAPVRDGEMTVPEGPGLAGGALDSLY; encoded by the coding sequence ATGCGTCTCGAACGGTTTTCGCTGCGACTGGCCGACCCGCTCGAAACCGCCAACGGCCCCATCGAGGCGCGGGAGGGGTTCCTCGTCCGCGTCGGTGGGCCCGGCGGCGACGGCGGCAGAGCGGAGGACGGCGACGAAGACGGAAACGGCGACGGACCCGCGTCGGGACTGGGCGAGGCGACGCCGCTGCCGGGGTGGACCGAGTCGCTCGACGACTGCCGGGCGGCGCTCGACGGGGGAAATCCAGACGCGACGACCCCCGCCGCGAGGCACGGCGTCTCGCTCGCTCGCGCGGACGCCGACGCCCGCCGCGCGGGCGAACGACTCTGCGACCGCCTCGCGGCCGAGGGCCCGTTCGACTCCGACGGGGTGACCGACGCCGTCCCCGTGAACGCCACCGTCGGCGACGGAACTTCCGAGGAAACGGCCGACGCGGTTCGCGACGCCGTCGACGAGGGGTTCGACGCGGTGAAGGTGAAAGTCGGCGCGCGGGAGGCGGCGGCGGACCGGGAGCGACTCCGCGCGGCCCGCGACGCCGCGCCGGACGCCGAACTCCGCGCGGACGCCAACGGCGCGTGGGACCGAGAGACGGCCGAGGAGATGCTCGACGCGGCGGCCGACCTCGGGTTCGCGTACGTCGAACAACCGCTCTCCGCCGAGAATCTGTCGGGTCTCGCGTCCCTCCGCGGGCGCGGTGTCGGCGTCGGCGTCGACGAGTCGCTGGCGTCGCACTCGGCGCGCGAGGTGCTCGCGGCCGACGCCGCCGACGTTCTCGTCCTCAAACCGATGGCGCTGGGCGGTCCGGATCGGACGCTGGACGCGGCGCGGGCGGCCCGCGACGCCGGCGCGGACGCGGTGGTCACGACGACTATCGACGGCGTCGTCGCCCGCCTCGGCGCCCTCCACGTCGCCGCCGCCGTCCCCGACGTCCGGGCGTGCGGTCTCGCCACCGGGTCGCTCTTAGCGGAGGACCTCGGCCCCGACCCGGCGCCCGTCCGCGACGGCGAGATGACGGTGCCCGAGGGTCCGGGACTGGCGGGCGGCGCTTTGGACTCGCTGTACTGA
- a CDS encoding ThuA domain-containing protein — MSENLSVTVWNEYRHERDSDEVAEVYPDGIHAAVAEGFDERGFETRTATLDDPEHGLSEGVLADTDVLTWWGHRAHDEVSDHVVDRVVERVREGMGLLVLHSGHYSKPFKRLMGTSCSLKWREADEKERIWVVEPGHPIASGMSEYLEVPEAEMYGERFDVPAPDELVFTSWFEGGEVFRSGCCYTRGSGKVFYFRPGHETYPIYHRDDIRDVLANAAEWAAPSDGPEPFFGNADPLEDV; from the coding sequence GTGAGCGAGAATCTCTCCGTCACGGTCTGGAACGAGTACCGACACGAACGCGACAGCGACGAGGTGGCCGAGGTGTACCCCGACGGCATCCACGCGGCCGTCGCCGAGGGCTTCGACGAACGCGGCTTCGAGACACGGACGGCGACGCTCGACGACCCGGAACACGGTCTCTCCGAGGGCGTCCTCGCGGATACGGATGTGCTGACGTGGTGGGGACACCGCGCCCACGACGAGGTGTCCGACCACGTCGTCGACCGGGTGGTCGAACGCGTCCGCGAGGGGATGGGCCTCCTCGTCCTCCACTCGGGACACTACTCGAAGCCGTTCAAGCGCCTGATGGGCACCTCCTGCTCGCTGAAGTGGCGGGAGGCGGACGAGAAAGAGCGCATCTGGGTCGTCGAACCCGGTCACCCCATCGCCTCCGGAATGTCCGAGTACCTCGAGGTTCCCGAGGCCGAGATGTACGGGGAGCGCTTCGACGTGCCCGCGCCGGACGAACTCGTCTTCACGAGTTGGTTCGAGGGCGGCGAGGTGTTCCGGTCGGGGTGCTGTTACACCCGCGGGTCGGGCAAGGTGTTCTACTTCCGCCCGGGCCACGAGACGTACCCCATCTACCACCGCGACGACATCCGCGACGTCCTCGCCAACGCCGCCGAGTGGGCTGCACCCTCCGACGGCCCGGAACCGTTCTTCGGCAACGCGGACCCGCTCGAAGACGTCTGA
- the pyrB gene encoding aspartate carbamoyltransferase, with translation MRQDHLISAAQLSRDDVEAVLDRAADIDADPGAWRQRRAGSVLGLCFFEPSTRTRMSFDTAMKRLGGRTVDMGPVDSTSVKKGESLADTVRVVEGYADAIVLRHPLEGAAKMAAEFVDVPVINAGDGAGQHPTQTLLDLYTIRENAGLDDLTIGVMGDLKYGRTVHSLAEMLTNFESRQHFVSPESLRLPRSVRYDLHASGAQVREHTELAEILPELDVLYVTRIQRERFPDENEYRKVAGQYQIGPDDLADAKDSLTVMHPLPRVDEIAPEVDETPHAKYFEQAHNAVPVRMALLDMLLEGDRDE, from the coding sequence ATGCGTCAGGACCACCTCATCTCCGCGGCGCAACTGTCGCGGGACGACGTCGAGGCGGTGCTCGACCGCGCGGCGGACATCGACGCTGACCCGGGGGCGTGGCGCCAACGGCGCGCCGGGTCGGTGCTCGGCCTGTGTTTCTTCGAACCCAGCACCCGCACGCGGATGAGCTTCGACACCGCGATGAAGCGACTCGGGGGACGGACCGTCGACATGGGACCCGTCGACTCCACGTCGGTCAAGAAGGGCGAGAGCCTGGCCGACACCGTCCGCGTCGTCGAGGGGTACGCGGACGCCATCGTCCTCAGACATCCCCTCGAAGGCGCGGCGAAGATGGCCGCCGAGTTCGTCGACGTGCCCGTCATCAACGCGGGCGACGGCGCGGGCCAACACCCCACGCAGACCCTCTTGGACCTCTACACCATCCGCGAGAACGCCGGCCTCGACGACCTCACCATCGGCGTCATGGGCGACCTGAAGTACGGCCGGACGGTCCACTCGCTGGCCGAGATGCTGACCAACTTCGAGAGCCGCCAGCACTTCGTCAGCCCCGAGAGCCTGCGCCTGCCCCGCAGCGTCCGCTACGACCTGCACGCCTCGGGCGCGCAGGTCCGCGAGCACACCGAGTTGGCCGAGATACTCCCCGAACTCGACGTGCTGTACGTGACGCGCATCCAGCGCGAGCGCTTCCCCGACGAGAACGAGTACCGGAAGGTGGCCGGCCAGTACCAGATCGGACCCGACGACCTCGCCGACGCCAAGGACTCCCTGACCGTGATGCACCCCCTGCCCCGCGTCGACGAAATCGCCCCCGAGGTGGACGAGACGCCGCACGCGAAGTACTTCGAGCAGGCGCACAACGCCGTCCCCGTCAGGATGGCGCTCCTGGATATGCTGCTGGAGGGCGACCGAGATGAGTGA
- a CDS encoding 1,4-dihydroxy-2-naphthoate polyprenyltransferase, translating into MSTQDISRTKAWVMAARPQTLPAAAAPILVGAGLAFHDGVFAALPALAAFLGSALIQVGTNFANDYYDAAQGADTADREGFTRVTAGGLIEPAEVKRAMYLTFAAAVALGTYLVYVGGLPILVVGLVSVASGIAYTGGPYPLGYHGLGDVFVFVFFGVVAVTGTYYVQAAAVLADPLSVGLPANTVTVEAFVASLAVAAVCTNILVVNNVRDKEEDATTGKRTLAVRFGYGFSRAEYAAMLVLAYAVPLWFLGREGFGVAVLLPLLTLPYAISVARTVFTETSGAALNPALERTGKLLFAHSLLFGIGLSVAEFPF; encoded by the coding sequence ATGAGTACGCAGGACATCTCGCGGACGAAGGCGTGGGTGATGGCCGCGCGCCCGCAGACGCTCCCCGCGGCCGCGGCGCCCATCCTCGTCGGCGCCGGTCTGGCGTTTCACGACGGCGTGTTCGCCGCCCTCCCGGCGCTCGCCGCCTTCCTCGGGTCGGCGCTCATCCAGGTCGGAACGAACTTCGCCAACGACTACTACGACGCCGCGCAGGGCGCCGACACCGCGGACAGGGAGGGGTTCACCCGCGTCACCGCGGGCGGCCTCATCGAACCCGCGGAGGTCAAGCGCGCGATGTACCTCACTTTCGCCGCCGCCGTCGCCCTCGGCACCTACCTCGTCTACGTCGGCGGCCTCCCCATCCTCGTCGTCGGCCTCGTCTCCGTCGCCTCCGGCATCGCCTACACCGGCGGGCCGTACCCCCTCGGCTACCACGGCCTCGGCGACGTGTTCGTCTTCGTCTTCTTCGGCGTCGTCGCCGTCACCGGCACGTACTACGTGCAGGCCGCGGCCGTCCTCGCGGACCCCCTGAGCGTCGGCCTCCCGGCGAACACCGTCACCGTCGAGGCGTTCGTCGCCTCCCTCGCCGTCGCCGCCGTCTGCACGAACATCCTCGTCGTGAACAACGTGCGCGACAAGGAGGAGGACGCTACGACCGGAAAACGGACGCTCGCCGTCCGCTTCGGCTACGGCTTCTCCCGGGCGGAGTACGCCGCCATGCTCGTCCTCGCCTACGCCGTCCCGCTCTGGTTCCTCGGCCGCGAGGGGTTCGGCGTCGCCGTCCTCCTCCCCCTGCTCACGCTCCCGTACGCCATCTCCGTCGCGCGGACGGTGTTCACCGAGACGTCGGGTGCGGCGCTGAACCCGGCGCTCGAACGGACGGGGAAGCTCCTGTTCGCGCACTCGCTGCTGTTCGGAATCGGCCTCTCGGTCGCGGAGTTCCCGTTCTGA
- a CDS encoding DICT sensory domain-containing protein — translation MSLTELIAGVEDSEKTLVVHNADEPTVDSVVDRFADRNVSVTTASTESGPPEYVVLSEGDRVLSATSLAEVVPGGGRPQTPGFGSEPYKPILDELDETMFTSYDWRRMLAASREIEDRAWRAGEGTLYAGFQRYSVLERQLPVYEQLGTKTNLDVTAFAFPDAELPDHEGTFDVYPERAAEIRDTWFVAFDGGGDEESKCALLAEEREPRRFYGFWTYDPETVDYVFDHLGETYLGGRSDTPAAAGC, via the coding sequence GTGTCCCTCACTGAACTCATCGCCGGTGTCGAAGACAGCGAGAAGACGCTCGTGGTTCACAACGCCGACGAACCGACGGTCGACTCGGTGGTCGACCGGTTCGCCGACCGCAACGTGAGCGTGACGACGGCCTCCACCGAGTCGGGGCCCCCCGAGTACGTCGTCCTCTCGGAGGGCGACCGGGTGCTCTCGGCCACCTCGCTGGCCGAAGTCGTCCCCGGCGGCGGCCGGCCGCAGACCCCCGGGTTCGGCTCCGAGCCCTACAAACCGATTCTGGACGAACTCGACGAGACGATGTTCACCTCCTACGACTGGCGGCGGATGCTCGCCGCCTCGCGCGAAATCGAGGACCGCGCGTGGCGCGCCGGCGAGGGAACGCTGTACGCCGGCTTCCAGCGCTACTCGGTTTTGGAACGACAGCTACCGGTGTACGAGCAGTTGGGGACGAAGACGAACCTCGACGTGACGGCCTTCGCCTTCCCCGACGCCGAACTCCCGGACCACGAGGGGACGTTCGACGTCTACCCCGAACGCGCCGCCGAGATTCGCGACACCTGGTTCGTCGCCTTCGACGGCGGCGGCGACGAGGAGTCGAAGTGCGCGCTCCTCGCCGAGGAGCGCGAACCCCGCCGGTTCTACGGCTTCTGGACGTACGACCCGGAGACGGTCGACTACGTCTTCGACCACCTCGGAGAGACTTACCTCGGCGGGCGGTCCGACACGCCCGCCGCCGCCGGGTGCTGA
- a CDS encoding enoyl-CoA hydratase/isomerase family protein, with protein sequence MAEETDNSVSVVREAGVVTVTLDRPDVRNALTEDVTAGLRDAFDSLDDDTRCVVLEGAGGAFCAGGDINAMMEVRGGEKSMEEAVRHVIDDTAGAVKRVHDCRFPTVAKIDGPAVGAGGALALACDLRVFSPEGRIGFNFEQLGLAVDSGVSYLLPREVGAGVAKELVYTGEVLDAERAADLGLANRVFGTAGDGEGSRRGDGDEDESFEDAFDSFVGELAAGPTAALRTSKRLLRRGFETSLDAAIEHEAAAQASLFGTDDHAEGVDAFLERRDPEFGGR encoded by the coding sequence ATGGCCGAAGAAACTGACAACTCGGTGTCCGTGGTTCGGGAGGCGGGCGTGGTGACGGTGACGCTCGACCGACCGGACGTGCGGAACGCGCTGACGGAGGACGTGACCGCCGGCCTCCGCGACGCCTTCGACTCGCTCGACGACGACACGCGCTGCGTCGTCCTCGAAGGCGCCGGCGGAGCGTTCTGCGCCGGCGGCGACATCAACGCCATGATGGAGGTTCGCGGGGGCGAGAAGTCGATGGAGGAGGCGGTGCGGCACGTCATCGACGACACGGCCGGCGCGGTGAAACGCGTCCACGACTGTCGGTTCCCGACGGTGGCGAAGATAGACGGCCCGGCCGTCGGCGCGGGCGGCGCACTCGCCCTCGCCTGCGACCTCCGGGTGTTCTCGCCCGAGGGGAGAATCGGCTTCAACTTCGAGCAACTCGGCCTCGCCGTCGATTCGGGCGTCTCCTACCTCCTGCCCCGCGAAGTCGGCGCGGGCGTCGCCAAGGAACTCGTCTACACGGGCGAGGTGCTCGACGCCGAACGCGCCGCGGACCTCGGGTTGGCGAACCGCGTGTTCGGGACGGCGGGCGACGGGGAGGGGAGCAGGCGAGGAGACGGAGACGAAGACGAGTCGTTCGAGGACGCCTTCGACTCGTTCGTCGGCGAACTCGCTGCCGGTCCGACGGCGGCGCTACGGACCTCGAAGCGCCTCCTCCGCCGGGGATTCGAGACGTCGCTCGACGCCGCCATCGAACACGAGGCGGCGGCCCAGGCGTCGCTGTTCGGCACCGACGACCACGCGGAGGGCGTCGACGCCTTCCTCGAACGCCGGGACCCCGAGTTCGGGGGGCGATAA
- the pyrI gene encoding aspartate carbamoyltransferase regulatory subunit: MSDKNTELRVSKIRDGTVIDHLTAGQALNVLAILGIDGSGGEGVSIGMNVPSDRLARKDIVKVEGRELSQSEVDVLSVISPEATINIVRDYEVVEKKRVERPAEVAGVVSCPNRNCITNADEPVVSRFEVLSDGLRCGYCGDIVREGEVAENLDVS, translated from the coding sequence ATGAGTGACAAGAACACGGAACTCCGCGTCTCGAAGATACGCGACGGCACCGTCATCGACCACCTCACCGCCGGACAGGCGCTGAACGTCCTCGCCATCCTCGGCATCGACGGCTCCGGCGGCGAGGGCGTCTCCATCGGGATGAACGTCCCCTCGGACCGACTCGCCCGCAAGGACATCGTGAAGGTCGAAGGGCGGGAACTGAGCCAGTCGGAGGTGGACGTGCTCTCGGTCATCTCCCCGGAGGCGACCATCAACATCGTCCGCGACTACGAGGTGGTCGAGAAGAAACGCGTCGAGCGACCCGCGGAGGTGGCCGGCGTCGTCTCCTGTCCGAACCGCAACTGCATCACGAACGCCGACGAACCGGTCGTCTCGCGCTTCGAGGTGCTCTCCGACGGCCTCCGCTGCGGCTACTGCGGCGACATCGTCCGCGAGGGCGAGGTGGCGGAGAACCTCGACGTCTCCTAG